One genomic window of Misgurnus anguillicaudatus chromosome 12, ASM2758022v2, whole genome shotgun sequence includes the following:
- the LOC129446010 gene encoding uncharacterized protein, translated as MCALTDGETVYLSVKNGSDPEFKEGVSYVVKDYILSTKFGRACLFVNQKTKISRRIPLVFPEEVENMAKQALLPPSACMTGEEEDIFKCTSYMSLLGIVEKVQVVRMTRGQIPILDLSLRCGSKLHEVSLWRENALEELYAGDKVEISHLRGNIRPNGTGKFDSSNYTTVKIVERQILKADLEIIAVSEDSGDMITLVDSELEHYIVPSQF; from the exons ATGTGTGCACTAACTGATGGAGAGACAGTTTATCTGTCAGTTAAAAACGGGAGTGACCCAGAGTTTAAAGAGGGTGTGTCCTATGTAGTGAAGGACTACATCCTCTCTACCAAATTTGGGCGGGCATGCTTGTTTGTcaatcaaaaaacaaaaataagcaGACGAATACCACTGGTCTTTCCGGAGGAGGTAGAAAACATGGCAAAGCAGGCACTCCTTCCTCCTTCGGCGTGTATGACTGGTGAAGAGGAGGACATTTTCAAATGCACCAGCTATATGAGTCTGCTGGGAATAGTtgaaaaa GTGCAAGTAGTCAGGATGACTCGGGGCCAGATTCCCATTCTGGACCTCAGTCTAAGATGTGGCTCCAAACTCCATGAGGTCTCACTGTGGAGAGAAAACGCTTTGGAAGAGTTGTATGCAGGAGACAAGGTGGAGATCAGTCACCTAAGAGGAAATATAAGGCCAAATGGCACAGGAAAATTTGACTCCTCTAATTACACAACGGTCAAG ATTGTTGAGCGGCAGATCCTCAAAGCAGATCTGGAGATCATTGCCGTGTCAGAGGATAGTGGCGATATGATCACTCTGGTAGACAGTGAATTAGAGCACTACATTGTGCCAAGCCAATTTTAG